cttgtgtgcgtgcgataagttttttccatcttgtttgttctaagcaaaaatactccatttaaatggagtatttttgtttctaagctgaattaaatttgacgctcgtctttgtgttgagagcattgtcaaaaaatttgaaagttattcacttagcagtacgcacacaaatacaacccaaatgtcatttcgattccatttgaattcgattcctcgattcagtgccaccatatacctggatcgaaatctcaattcgattcgattcgattcctcgatctcctcttgtaaccagggtaatAGACAGGCAATTATGAATTTCTCCCtttactattttcatttttcgcGAGTCTGAGCGAGCAGAGTAGAGTtaagttctgagcagagtatgttcagagctctctgatttaattatgaaacaaattgAGCattaaactgtcatgattttaattatttaataaaacagtcatagagttggtccatttgacttctgaaataaatttgattcataaaaatgctatatgcaaatatttttttctaaattatgttTCCTTCTGCACTAAAGCGACTGGCCTCTttcgccatttttattgttctgacgataaattttttttcccggttttcaaatatcaaattgtttgtgttcagcattttactccgtttactctgttattttattctgagctcacagagcgtgctccgaacatgttcagaactaaaaaagaaacacaaattcgaagctctgaacgatcagagctcaaaaagaaacacaattaagCAGCATttacatgagcgcgaccaacgaacgacgaatgacttacaaaatgtgagcttatatacgtttgaagacatatttccacacaaattcttaacaaaacgatagcaatatattttctatttgatttatgatgcatacttttacttttcaatatcaaatattaataaatttaagaaaacaaatttattggtcgcgaaaaaaattgaagttgatacgaactgtcaaactttattcgcgttccacattatccacactcccaacgaataaaaactctcatgtgaaagaaatgtcaaaatcgacgaatattcgttcattcgttggtcgttggtcgtgctcatgtgaataaagctttattcttttgacagttcgagctctgctctgaactaaaaaagaaaagcgccatatatatgaaatgcgaacaaaacgcacgtaatGTCACTTATCCCATTTTTCAACTAAACACTtcaattgtattgaaaaatgtGATAATTTGGCAAAAATCACTAGCATTAAAGACTCTAAATTTGTGACAACATAATAATAGCgtctttgacaaaattttaaattcctttGATTTGTCTGCCGAATTTGTAAAAAGTCAAACACAAAAATGTCAGTTCTTCAAAGTGAAGGCGCTAGTGGAATATTGGAATGATATACAGTTCgtgttatattttttcttatcacCATGGGGTCAACAACAATAACCAgtagtaaattatttaaatttcttatcatcattatcataaaaataaaataacataacacCTCTAACTTCTTACTTTAAAATGACAAACCTACTTCGAAGAccgcatttaaaaacaatttgtaaaatcGGAATCGCGCAGAATCGGTCACATTTCACATACTATCcagataaaacaaaacaaaatgatggAACTGCGCAGAAGATGAATATGTTTCAGGCTATTAACAATGCCATGGACTTAGCTCTCGAAAGTGACAAATCAGCACTTGTCTTCGGTGAAGATGTTGGCTTCGGTGGTGTTTTCAGATGCTCCCTAAACCTGCAAAAGAAATATGGAAGGCAGCGAGTTTTCAACACTCCTCTCTGTGAACAGGGTATAGCTGGATTTGCCATTGGGGTGGCTAATGCAGGAGCAACAGCAATTGCTGAAATTCAGTTTGCCGATTATATTTTTCCTGCCTTCGATCAAATTGTCAATGAAGCCGCAAAGAATAGATATCGATCGGGTAACTCTTTTGACTGTGGTTCACTTACAATCCGAGCTCCATGCGGAGCCGTAGGTCATGGAGCTCTTTATCATTCGCAAAGCCCCGAAGCTTATTTTGCGCACACTCCTGGTCTGAAAGTTGTTGTTCCTCGTGGGGCAGCCAAAGCTAAGGGCTTACTGCTGGCATGCATTAAGGATAAAGATCCTTGCATTATATTTGAACCAAAAACCCTATATAGAGCAGCTGTGGACGATGTTCCAATTAATGACTATACCGCACCTCTAGGCAAGGCagatattttaagaaaaggGAATGATGTGACTTTAATCGGTTGGGGAACTCAAGTGCATGTTCTTTTGGAGGTAATTTAATGACTGTTTCTAGTCTATGAGCAGAGCTCTCCTTACTGCGTCCAGCATAGTATGCACAGtatatttggaatttttatttgaacaaaaagtttttctctTGAAGGTTGCAGACCTGGCCAAACAAAACTATGATGTCAACTGTGAAGTAATTGATTTAGTTTCCATATTGCCATGGGACAAGGAAACTGTAGTAAATGTAAGTATATTATCTTTATTACAAACTGAAAAAAGgtcctacattttttttttatatcaacgatttgtattgttttaccAATGACATATTGTAGTGCAATAAAGGAACGTGTAGGTATTAGTTCATATGACTGAGTTCTAGGAGACTTAAACATTATGAAGAAAAtaggaaattcatttttttaaatgttgttcaGCATTGGCTTGgattaaatcattttcaaacTGATTTGTATGATGTATGAAATTTACTAAAATCgcattacttttacttttttttcagtcCGTAAAGAAAACCGGAAGAGTTTTGGTGGCACATGAAGCACCTTTGACACAAGGATTCGGTGCCGAAATCGCTGCATACATTCAACAAGCTTGCTTTCTTTATCTGGAAGCACCTGTTTTCAGAGTCACTGGTTGGGATACACCTTTTCCTCAGGTGTTTGAACCATTCTACTTACCTGATAAGCACAGATGCCTCGCCGCTGTTAAAAAAGCATTGGAATACTAACAATTGTTTCCTTTTTCTGTAATATGGTATCTTTTTGTAATTAATGTATATagtgcatgtttttttttatgtttgtaaaATGGAAATAAAGTTGAGTAATAAAAAGattgtttgtataatttaaacAGAAGCAACCAAACAAGGGTACGATTGCATTTAAAACAAAGGTGCAAGAAAAACGGAATATTCTCAACAAtgaggaaaacattttttattcagaGGTACTTGAATTCGTggtatataataaaaatggacACATTTATTTGCGATTTGTTTACGAtctcgaataaaaaatgatatttaccAGAAGAAGATTAAGTATTTTCAGTGCTTCAAATCATTAAACATATTGTATTATTGGGCTTGGTACGACAATTGAAACTTATTCAcactttgtaaataaaacacaaattcactttatttaaatcgctccaaacttatttattcaacactttcaattattacttttcaaacacagtctttactttatCGCAGTCCATAATTAATAATCAACCGCTTCGCTTCCGAGCGCCTATTTTTATCTCTCAAATCGGTTCGAGAAAATACTAGGTTCTTGTAGGCGCTGAATGTTCTCGATCCTCCACCTCTTAACCACTAGATGTTTTGGACAGAACACATGTAAACAAGCCTTCCTGGAGGTATTAAATgatattgaagaaaaacttaaaccGATCAAAAGTCAGCAATCCCTTTCAAATGTACTTGAACTAGCAGCGGGTGTAAAATTCTTTGCCCAAGGAAGTTACCAATTGAGCGTAGGAAACGTTGCTTACTATTCTGctcttgaatacaaaaataccacataaagaaacaaaacaattgtttataaGAGCAACTACATTTTTGCACAAAGAATTTTTCCTTTAGTGGTCAAAAAAACAATAGGTACTTGACACgtgcaatttcaaaaataaaaataaataaacaaaactcaatgaacttttgataaatattcACAAACGGTCTAAAATTACCATTTGATACCCATAATACCAACTTATCGAATAATTGATAGAAATTCTCGACTATCAAACTGATACTTATAATATTTGTCtccaaagaaagatttttttgaaatttgtttttaaccttgaattttacaaatatggTTATaaacttactttactttattttgttttgcttgtgttcaaataaataacgttttttttattcaaaaacttttgcgtTTTCAGATTAGGTtgggttatagtggctgtccaagatgaaaacggacacacttaagccagtttaatgacccattgtgatacaacatgaatcttgaggcttcctccttagctcaatggaaccagcttgagtcccttacgaaacgtgagaggctgattatactgatatgatttagatcgttaaagaagaattctgttaggtaattcttgcgttttcgaaccagagcagggcatgtgcagagaagacgaagaactgtttcctcctcttcctcgtccatacagcttctgcaaaagtcatttgcgaatacgcctagtctcgtggtgtgctttcctattaaacagtgtccggttatgacacctattatcgagcttatatgcgatctgcttacaGAGagtaagcaccttgaacgttttacgtggtgatgttgttccacctggtgcctgccctcctcacagcgtcttgcattagcaacagtttacaagtagcgattggtatgccagtacgtgccaaacgtggtaggcagagagaaaaaaactaaactaaattagttttttctctctggtgGTAGGATGGGccgcactgtaccgttcctggcgagttcatctgccttacagttacctggaatgtctctatggcccggcacccagcaaaggtgaatattaaactgttgtgccatctccattagagatgatcgacagttatggactgctatagagtttgtagagaaagagtccagagattttatagcggcttggctatctgagaaaatacggatatcagatgttgatatcacgttttctttaagccaggacaagacttcctttatcgccaaaagttccgccaggttacaatgattgggaaggcggaatgacagacttaatttcagtcgttcagagtacacacctccaccaatcccttcttttgtttttgacccatctgtgtaaaaatgttttcagcTTAAGCCTCTAGACTTTTTGATCCTAGcacaaattaaaagttaacttttaagcaccttttttttaaatttggtgttCTTCCtatgtttgtgttttgtatatTGGTTTTCAACACCTTTGATTTCGATAACTGATTATCATAGCACTTTTTCTTACTGCAATCTTTTCGTTTACACTATTTTTATTCTActaattcctcgcaaaagggtAGTTCTACTCATTTACCATCACGACACTTGCAATGCTTAgtgctttaaaaacaattaaatttatttcatatatGTAGGTTCTGCCGCCCGAATTTGAACTAAGGACCTAAGAACCAACCTTACTGGAGGTGTTTAAAGATATTGAGGAAAAACTTAAACCGATCAAAAGTCAGCAATCCCTTCCAAATGTACTTAAActaggattgtttttttttttatattatacgcgcactcaaggggatatgaataccctatcatgattaatcacagtgcgagcaattagaaagggaggataggattagaagggagataccgatgcacattggttttgaatgtctgcacattgtaatgaatgggaaacattgagtctggtaaagtgttccacattcgtgtgatgcgactaaagaaagattatctgtactttacagtacatTGCAATGAACTtaccatttattaaatttcaacgcccaaaaacaaacgtttattttgttcatttattttcaaataaataaggaTTTGTTTCTATTCAAAAACGTTTGTTTTCAGCTTAAGCCTATAGACTTAAATTCTGCGTCTTTCTGATCCCAGCACAAATTAAAGGTAAACTTTACGACTTTTTAGCACTTTTAAATTTGGTGTTCTTCCCGTCTTtgtcttttgtatattttaggtttttaaaacctttgattttCATAACTGGTTAGCACAGCACTTCTTCTTATTGCAATCTTCtcgtttacattatttttattctctTAATCTCTCGCAAAATGGTAGTCCTACGCATTTACTATCACGACACTTGCATTGTTTAgtgctttaaaaacaattacatttattttttatatgtttataagGACAGGAACCCAATTTAACTACCCCTGTTTTTTGTTACTCTACTTCGGGTTTAAAATGAAAAGGTTGactagttttaaattttatcaaatctttttttggtttaaattttgaatttcttgtaGAAAACACAACTTTTAGCTATCAGCCCTATTGCAGCTATTAATTATCAACAAGATACTTGATAGATATTAACAAATTGATTGTCTACTTgatatcaaatgaaataaatgttttgtttctttgtcaAAACGGACTTGGGCTTACTTTACgcccttttttgtttaaacatcaTTATCAAATCCTACGTGGGTTGTATTCCTTTTAAGCAAGAATGACTTACTACATTTCTGAGGTTTCTAAGTGTCTTATTATTccactttttcaaataaatatattctattttaatttttaaactggtAATTTAGACTTAACTTCTTTCTTCGAAGTGCtaattatatttatagttttatttttaatttttattaaaattaatgtaattaatattgaattgttttcctatttttcttGATTCCCTTGAAGAAGGCAACAATCCCTGCCGAAACGTTGGCAAAGTGAatgtaacttaattgtttcattgcaaaaattacAGCGACCAAAAAAACCGACGGAAAACTTTCCACTAATAACAATAATCTgttaattgacaaatcttcaaaaagtaaattttggcatgaaaagtgatttctcaaattagccatgcaggtcccctccatccctgacaacataactcgcattcctgtaatggttgagagttgtaagtcaataggccctagttctcaacggactattgcgccacctattttatttatgaatacatTTACTATGAGCCAATTGTCTTAACATTTAACAGCTTAAATATGATATATGAGAATATTTCACCATTGCCTggggccctactctgtaatgcatttcgaaagcaaatattttcgaaaaccaatattttgtacTCTCTATTTCTAATACGGATTAGAAATCTGTACTCACGGAATGAGAAATCGGCATTCGGATTTTACGTACCAGACAATACGTTTCCGAATGTGATTAGCGTTGTTTCTACACCAAGACAGGCAACGAATTGCAATTTAAAGGTCATTTTTATAGGACACAAAAGGAAAATTGTGTTAAGATGtgtgaaatagataaaatataagtaaggaaatgttaattttattcaaaaaaataaattccattacaGGGAAATCATCAGCGAACAATGTGCGTaacaaacaaaagcaatttaaatATATGGTGGAATTCGTATGACTTGAAGGAAAAAAAGTATACCTTGGCAAAAGACAAATGACTATGAACAAAATCAGCTTAAACTTTCTaagcttgaattaaaaagagagaTGTGGCAAAGcagtgaagtgtaaaaaaatgtaattaccaTAATTTTCAAGTGATAAAAATGaccgaattttaattttttcctcgtctttttttgtgatttgttttgattttttttttatatttactttgataaatctcataagaaatacttTGAGCTTCGGCAAATCTATTCTATATATAGAAAAAGTACTAGATGATTATCTTATTCGATTCGAACATTTTACAGAGTGCGATTCATAAACGAATCGAATATCACATTCGCATCGGATTGGCTTTCGAAACGCATCACAGAGTAGGGCccctataatttaaatttaatttttagttgaaatcgaagtaaaaatttcatttttttcttttgatattaGAGACTAAAAAAGTGTGACCATTTCGCGAAGCAAATTGCGAAAATGGTCCTACTTAACATTTGCATTTTTAGCGACGagactcatttaaaaaaaaaaacctctttaccaattgaaaacaaatttaacttctATGCAAACGAAAACATTCCTCtcattaagaataaaaataaataaagtcgaATTATTTGAGAAGTGAacacttttttgataaattcacAGAAATACAATTTGAGAAATCCACAAATCCAATCTATTTGTCATTAttatcaataataatttaaataaaaactgcatcaaagtataaaacacaaaatttacaacgcatacattttctttttgtattcaaagtttttatatgATTGAAGATTTATAAcaaactatatatatatattataaatactCAAATGCCTGCTAATTGTTATAATATACTTTAAACAAGAAATAATCTGAAAAATATCCACTTCAAACACTCACCAAACtgaaatgtttattaaataaaccatatatattgtatgttcgaattaaaacattaattaatatttataaatacgtacattaaaagaaaaaaataaagtaagtcTCTggttgcaaacattttttttttgttaaaaagaattaGAATTATAAATGTCCATGTAAAAATTACGAATTTATTCTGGGTGTTTACTGAGCTAatcacttattttatttttattactatttttatgtTATTAAGTAAATTCAACACAACTCTGAAGGAGTttacacttatttttttatattagtaACAATGTccttgaatagatatttgattACTTAGGCACTGTGttcattataaattaaaaacaaacattaaaaatatgtatcagAAAGGAAACAAGTAATTTACATCCTTcctggcttaaaacttatttgagtTTTATTGGGTATAATTATTGCTGAAATTTCGTCAAAAAGAACATATGCCTtacacaatattgtttttaatctaAGAACAATTATCTCTAAAGTATTTAAATGAAAGTATCGTTAGCTCATATTTCATAGTATTGTAAAATCAGTCAATTTCTTAATGTTGTTACTTGTATTCTTctatttataataacaaaacagAGTTTATTCAGAAAatcatttaattcttttttcttgattttttgttttatttttttgtttttttatttttattttaaactaagttataaccaaaatatatataaaaaataaaataaaaaaggcgtACTAGTATTTATAAAAGGAAATTCATAGTGGAAAACAATTGCGCTGAGTGATGAAAAAGTtggcaaattaaattaaaaattaataaaaatacacaatattcgttcgaaaacaataaaattaaatcaaatcaaatcgtATTTTACTTGGACATTCCCCTTacataaaataacttttatcgGATACTCTCTAATAATAACCTATGCATCGtagtaatttaattaaagcaaGGGCTTTAAAAGCTAAATCATAATTATGATTACCAATGGTGTatgatatttgaatttttttttcttttcttttcatagttaaacaaattgttttataattaacagTCAGAGTTTTAATCGATTTAttactattttctttaattttacttttactttatttaattctactttatttttctctatgaaatattgaattaataatatttataattacgTCAGGTGATTTTTGCgttaatttttgaacttatcCCATTTTAAGTAGTAGTAGAAGTTAATATTACCTATTTCTTAATTTAGTAAAGtgtctcttttttaaatatgtttttttttttttgtatttttaatttaactttttataatatattttgtatatgtatataatatatatatttgtaaccGAATACACACTTCTCTGCcgacgttttgtttgacaattattataaacaaatcatctagttttgtaatgcaaaagaaaataatacaatttattgtgtACGTGCAAACTATTTTcgtaacttttgtttttctttttctgtttatgtttctttcttttaaaattaccaataaatATTACTTAACAGTTCGACGAGCAGACGGTAAATTTAGTTATTACTTCCgcattctattttttttgtgttctttttatcaatttttagcaaatagtttgtatttttcatatatataattagctaaattttataattgtgtcaaatatttttaatgtatgtgtattaataaattgaaaatttgaataaatctcTGTAGTtcaatttttatacaatttgcTCAATCAAAAAATGCTACCTTAAACAGCTTGTGAAGCGGGATATGGCGGCTGCGATGAACTATCGTTACCGTAGGCTGATCTTGGGCCGGCACCATAAGTTGATGCACCTTGTTCTTTTGCATAGTTACTGTACTCGTAATCGTAGCCCGAAGATCCGTAACC
This window of the Eupeodes corollae chromosome 3, idEupCoro1.1, whole genome shotgun sequence genome carries:
- the LOC129951984 gene encoding 2-oxoisovalerate dehydrogenase subunit beta, mitochondrial encodes the protein MTNLLRRPHLKTICKIGIAQNRSHFTYYPDKTKQNDGTAQKMNMFQAINNAMDLALESDKSALVFGEDVGFGGVFRCSLNLQKKYGRQRVFNTPLCEQGIAGFAIGVANAGATAIAEIQFADYIFPAFDQIVNEAAKNRYRSGNSFDCGSLTIRAPCGAVGHGALYHSQSPEAYFAHTPGLKVVVPRGAAKAKGLLLACIKDKDPCIIFEPKTLYRAAVDDVPINDYTAPLGKADILRKGNDVTLIGWGTQVHVLLEVADLAKQNYDVNCEVIDLVSILPWDKETVVNSVKKTGRVLVAHEAPLTQGFGAEIAAYIQQACFLYLEAPVFRVTGWDTPFPQVFEPFYLPDKHRCLAAVKKALEY